In a genomic window of Cardiocondyla obscurior isolate alpha-2009 linkage group LG08, Cobs3.1, whole genome shotgun sequence:
- the LOC139104654 gene encoding LOW QUALITY PROTEIN: immunoglobulin superfamily member 10 (The sequence of the model RefSeq protein was modified relative to this genomic sequence to represent the inferred CDS: deleted 1 base in 1 codon) codes for MAVSWLGKAIRTVTRKRQTIGDDNVEDRVGLACHVMMRVTAWTWIFVLVLGEVGASESCPSLCVCDIWFELQRASCSDRHLYSIHTGAPSTVQALDLSNNSISILNNYELTEAGLTRLKYLNLSANAISEIGLNAFDGLSELTVLDLSRNHLYYLLSDIFVPVKSLRVLRLSKNNFNSHVPKLECPWLTTLTLDSCRISYIPTDMFSRLSDLRTLDLSNNLMIQLDSDALKILPFLRKLSIEGNPWSCDKLTRDLQIYLARKSIQYQPVCGKSVEPKKFEKMIVYNPRIKYEKRRPLITSNIDVQKNVTNKNPTPVHENTVACINMTNETSFTKTLNSVSPYWLFTIGVLLGAACGMFACYIWLTKKINCCYEYRRQTNNDAQRVSLLQDLWQFEDSALSDSAISYPDTPPPPYREVMLQPGLYRNASLTNLNSNVATNSTNYT; via the exons ATGGCAGTTTCGTGGCTGGGTAAGGCGATTCGTACTGTAACGCGAAAACGTCAGACAATCGGTGATGATAATGTTGAGGACCGGGTGGGTCTTGCGTGCCACGTGATGATGAGAGTAACTGCGTGGACCTGGATCTTCGTCCTGGTCCTCGGTGAAGTCGGGGCATCGGAATCGTGCCCGTCGTTGTGCGTGTGCGATATCTGGTTCGAATTGCAACGTGCCTCGTGCTCTGATCGTCATCTTTACAGCATTCATACAGGTGCCCCGAGCACCGTGCAGGCTCTGGATCTGTCGAATAATTCGATATCGATTTTAAACAACTATGAACTAACG gAAGCAGGATTGACGAGGCTTAAATATCTAAATCTGTCCGCAAACGCAATTAGCGAGATTGGCTTAAACGCATTTGATGGATTATCCGAATTGACGGTTTTGGATCTATCTCGAAATCACCTATACTATCTCCTGTCGGATATTTTCGTGCCGGTGAAAAGTTTACGGGTTTTACGGctatcgaaaaataatttcaattctcATGTGCCGAAGCTGGAATGCCCATGGCTCACG ACATTAACCCTGGACTCGTGTCGAATTAGTTACATTCCGACAGATATGTTTAGTAGACTCTCTGATCTTCGTACTCTAGATCTTTccaataatttaatgattcaACTGGACAGCGATGCTCTTAAGATCCTGccatttttacgaaaattatcAATAGAGGG aaatcCTTGGTCCTGCGACAAGCTTACGCGTGATTTGCAGATATATCTAGCCCGCAAGAGTATACAATATCAACCGGTATGTGGAAAAAGTGTGGAACcgaaaaaatttgaaaaaatgatAGTCTACAATCCGCGAATTAAGTATGAAAAACGTCGGCCTTTAATAACTTCGAACATAGACGTCCAGAAAAATGTGACAAACAAGAATCCTACGCCGGTGCACGAAAATACAGTTGCTTGTATAAATATGACGAACGAGACAAGTTTTACAAAAACATTAAACTCCGTATCGCCGTATTGGTTATTCACGATTGGAGTTTTGCTCGGTGCTGCGTGCGGGATGTTCGCTTGTTACATATGGCTCacaaaaaagataaattgctGCTACGAATATCGTAGACAAACCAATAATGACGCTCAAAGAGTATCGCTGCTGCAGGATCTATGGCAATTTGAGGATTCTGCTCTCAGTGATAGCGCAATATCTTATCCCGATACTCCACCGCCGCCGTATCGCGAAGTTATGCTGCAACCGGGACTCTATCGTAACGCATCacttacaaattta aatagcAATGTTGCCACAAATAGTACGAATTAcacttaa
- the Lipt1 gene encoding lipoyl amidotransferase LIPT1, mitochondrial isoform X2 has product MLAAVRRYTSLNSTWQVTRCASTCSSNPIEKSVFISQSTDVFVNLALEHWLYRNFDFSKHHVLLFWRNKPCVVFGRHQNPWLECNVQAAEKAGIALARRNSGGGTVYHDPGNLNLTFFTPRERYNRKYNLNIITNALFRQWSLKSVINTREDILVNGDCKISGTAAKLGKPNAYHHCTLLVNVNKDNLSSILERKESGISTNATTSTRSPIKNLCDINRNIQMDKLLSAIGWEYLRTKALVLEDGRYDLVEQQKGFKYINPTEDWFPGIDKFISEFRSWDWNFGRTPKFIVTRILDFPAHDGKVYRLNLSLEVQDGIVEEIRMSLPAGLVSTDFTQDASVISNIRGTRYDHEVTENIIAAIGGKTVILNTAQSVDENNMRLDKATLQ; this is encoded by the exons ATGCTTGCCGCTGTCAGACGTTATACATCGCTCAATAGCACTTGGCAGGTTACCAGATGTGCATCTACTTGCAGTAGCAACCCCATCGAGAAGTCAGTATTTATATCACAGTCCACAGATGTATTCGTCAACCTGGCGTTGGAGCATTGGTTGTATCGCAATTTCGATTTCTCTAAGCACCACGTCCTGCTTTTCTGGAGGAATAAACCTTGCGTGGTTTTTGGCCGCCACCAGAATCCCTGGCTTGAATGCAACGTCCAGGCGGCCGAGAAGGCAGGAATCGCTTTGGCGCGTCGTAACAGCGGCGGGGGTACCGTTTACCATGACCCCGGCAATCTCAACCTCACGTTTTTTACTCCTCGCGAAAGATACAATCGCAAGTACAATCTAAATATTATCACAAACGCCTTATTTCGCCAATGGAGTCTGAAGAGCGTAATCAACACACGCGAAGATATTCTAGTCAATGGAGATTGCaag ATATCTGGAACGGCTGCAAAGTTGGGAAAACCGAATGCTTATCACCATTGTACACTTTTGGTCAATGTTAATAAAGACAATTTGAGTTCAATTCTCGAAAGAAAGGAG AGTGGCATCAGTACAAACGCGACGACGTCCACAAGATCTCCAATAAAAAACTTATGTGATATTAACCGAAATATCCAAATGGATAAGCTTTTATCCGCTATTGGCTGGGAATATTTGCGTACAAAAGCCCTTGTTCTCGAAGACGGAAGATATGATTTAGTTGAACAACAGAAAGGATTCAAGTATATCAATCCGACTGAAGACTGGTTCCCTG GAATTGACAAATTCATCAGTGAATTCCGTTCTTGGGATTGGAATTTTGGCAGGACACCAAAATTTATAGTAACCCGCATTCTCGATTTTCCCGCGCACGACGGTAAAGTATATCGTCTGAATTTGAGCCTGGAAGTGCAGGACGGCATCGTGGAGGAAATTAGAATGAGCTTACCCGCCGGATTAGTATCGACCGACTTCACTCAAGATGCAAGCGTGATTAGCAATATTCGCGGAACGAGATACGATCATGAAgtaacagaaaatataatCGCCGCGATTGGCGGTAAGACTGTTATCTTAAACACGGCTCAAAGCGtagatgaaaataatatgaGGCTTGACAAAGCCACGTTACAATGA
- the Lipt1 gene encoding lipoyl amidotransferase LIPT1, mitochondrial isoform X1, which translates to MSLLFRMLAAVRRYTSLNSTWQVTRCASTCSSNPIEKSVFISQSTDVFVNLALEHWLYRNFDFSKHHVLLFWRNKPCVVFGRHQNPWLECNVQAAEKAGIALARRNSGGGTVYHDPGNLNLTFFTPRERYNRKYNLNIITNALFRQWSLKSVINTREDILVNGDCKISGTAAKLGKPNAYHHCTLLVNVNKDNLSSILERKESGISTNATTSTRSPIKNLCDINRNIQMDKLLSAIGWEYLRTKALVLEDGRYDLVEQQKGFKYINPTEDWFPGIDKFISEFRSWDWNFGRTPKFIVTRILDFPAHDGKVYRLNLSLEVQDGIVEEIRMSLPAGLVSTDFTQDASVISNIRGTRYDHEVTENIIAAIGGKTVILNTAQSVDENNMRLDKATLQ; encoded by the exons ATGTCTTTGCTCTTCAGGATGCTTGCCGCTGTCAGACGTTATACATCGCTCAATAGCACTTGGCAGGTTACCAGATGTGCATCTACTTGCAGTAGCAACCCCATCGAGAAGTCAGTATTTATATCACAGTCCACAGATGTATTCGTCAACCTGGCGTTGGAGCATTGGTTGTATCGCAATTTCGATTTCTCTAAGCACCACGTCCTGCTTTTCTGGAGGAATAAACCTTGCGTGGTTTTTGGCCGCCACCAGAATCCCTGGCTTGAATGCAACGTCCAGGCGGCCGAGAAGGCAGGAATCGCTTTGGCGCGTCGTAACAGCGGCGGGGGTACCGTTTACCATGACCCCGGCAATCTCAACCTCACGTTTTTTACTCCTCGCGAAAGATACAATCGCAAGTACAATCTAAATATTATCACAAACGCCTTATTTCGCCAATGGAGTCTGAAGAGCGTAATCAACACACGCGAAGATATTCTAGTCAATGGAGATTGCaag ATATCTGGAACGGCTGCAAAGTTGGGAAAACCGAATGCTTATCACCATTGTACACTTTTGGTCAATGTTAATAAAGACAATTTGAGTTCAATTCTCGAAAGAAAGGAG AGTGGCATCAGTACAAACGCGACGACGTCCACAAGATCTCCAATAAAAAACTTATGTGATATTAACCGAAATATCCAAATGGATAAGCTTTTATCCGCTATTGGCTGGGAATATTTGCGTACAAAAGCCCTTGTTCTCGAAGACGGAAGATATGATTTAGTTGAACAACAGAAAGGATTCAAGTATATCAATCCGACTGAAGACTGGTTCCCTG GAATTGACAAATTCATCAGTGAATTCCGTTCTTGGGATTGGAATTTTGGCAGGACACCAAAATTTATAGTAACCCGCATTCTCGATTTTCCCGCGCACGACGGTAAAGTATATCGTCTGAATTTGAGCCTGGAAGTGCAGGACGGCATCGTGGAGGAAATTAGAATGAGCTTACCCGCCGGATTAGTATCGACCGACTTCACTCAAGATGCAAGCGTGATTAGCAATATTCGCGGAACGAGATACGATCATGAAgtaacagaaaatataatCGCCGCGATTGGCGGTAAGACTGTTATCTTAAACACGGCTCAAAGCGtagatgaaaataatatgaGGCTTGACAAAGCCACGTTACAATGA
- the LOC139104651 gene encoding uncharacterized protein — MMYKRKLYKRSRQKVKTVRESFQKNLWSRFSDAKSEDRKESELLLPRSPESVLFEHVQRVVYDKLSPEIVPKQPRTTSEDLKVNPEIATQIIEQSPISHVDLPTCNFKQSTECINDCSNLEDSKEHEWNAAPKSIVGSSFDFVDSCLLNLFSLGNELNNDATVNVTHDEEPNTVDQIVRKDNFGCRISRPNLENQSRDLSDANPKDEPLEAELDHYKLEMSNDDFLLDKTVSISNNFLHEINDYLDKEQSAVIANGAGKGDSEFPRKIIFREEQRELQRFASESQNNMNNKKKKKERSSGGKFEMVLEKVGERLLANWREFRKIFEYLRRASKRIQERDCEGSLLRRFTYVSVSTLSLPVAIFCTPLSPLRWTSQRQVQKMNEEIEKIGNPSESTTPRLKSLKRCRRMTLTFEDEKEEKAVEYQQPAHHDPCSPSFLLKANIVGENKEAEGGMLQPNPPSFLDEKSRHDQKSTIVSNVKLSDGDGGCPQKPEYHWDNPRKPQTPQNAATSRDSCNRRRNISFNIITWTITMCFWWIKELLDFVNVNYKKLREKMTIPTSWIVWINRFDCLMETTESKNKVLNVVSKKITQLSEDFVQMRTTTETTINALTVEMNAFQETSKKLTEDNMAVLQELKQLRETLEEVRIKSSQPRAFSCSTSRSPPSPPPPPPPSPLSSSKFPVLLPPPPPPPPPPPPPPPPLPFLFPPKVHPSESALLAPPPPPPPLLPIYPLESSMSAIQPTTPNSTKSGRIRTPTRRSSTPLLNRPSITVEDLLKVTLKKAPQTIKESRRNTVPGPKGPVVSLEMLRNVKLKSAKRRPNDQTGRSPRNGRVIKNRVGSNLSISPILTASEGNLERILRRVDLNRPRRLLCSSSSFREREFTKEAQYQSLETLTRSQSVFE, encoded by the exons atgATGTACAAACGCAAGCTGTACAAACGATCGCGACAGAAAGTCAAGACGGTACGGGAGTCCTTTCAAAAAAACCTCTGGTCGAGATTCTCCGACGCGAAGAGCGAAGATAGAAAAGAGAGCGAGCTCTTGCTGCCACGTTCTCCGGAATCGGTGCTGTTCGAGCATGTGCAGCGTGTGGTCTACGACAAACTTAGCCCGGAGATCGTTCCTAAACAGCCCAGGACGACGTCGGAGGACTTGAAAGTCAACCCGGAAATCGCCACGCAGATAATCGAACAGTCGCCAATCTCGCACGTGGATCTTCCAACGTGTAATTTTAAGCAGAGCACCGAATGCATAAATGATTGTTCTAATTTAGAAGACTCGAAAGAACATGAGTGGAATGCTGCCCCCAAGTCGATTGTTGGCAGCTCGTTCGATTTTGTAGACAgctgtttattaaatttattctctttGGGTAACGAGCTAAACAACGATGCAACAGTCAATGTAACGCACGACGAAGAGCCGAATACCGTCGACCAGATAGTCCGGAAAGATAATTTCGGCTGTAGAATATCGCGTCCTAATTTGGAGAACCAGTCGCGGGATCTTTCGGATGCAAACCCCAAAGATGAACCTCTGGAAGCAGAATTGGATCATTATAAACTTGAAATGTCGAACGATGATTTCTTGTTGGACAAGACGGTCTCAATTAGCAACAACTTCCTACATGAGATAAACGATTATTTGGATAAAGAGCAATCGGCAGTCATTGCCAATGGAGCGGGAAAAGGAGACTCGGAATTTccacgtaaaataatttttcgcgaggAGCAAAGAGAGCTCCAGAGATTCGCCAGCGAGTCCCAAAACAATATGaataataagaagaagaaaaaggaaagaagcaGCGGTGGAAAATTCGAAATGGTGCTCGAAAAGGTTGGCGAACGATTGCTGGCGAACTGGCGTGAGTTCCGAAAAATCTTTGAGTATCTGCGGCGAGCAAGCAAGAGAATTCAAGAAAGGGATTGCGAAGGATCCTTGTTACGAAGATTCACCTACGTCTCCGTCTCGACTTTGTCCCTGCCCGTGGCCATATTTTGTACGCCTCTGTCACCACTGCGATGGACCAGCCAAAGACAAGTCCAAAAAATGAATGAAGAAATCGAAAAGATCGGAAATCCATCGGAATCTACAACGCCTCGCCTCAAGTCGCTGAAACGTTGTCGTCGAATGACTTTGACGTTCGAAgacgagaaagaagagaaagcaGTTGAATATCAGCAACCAGCACATCATGATCCTTGctctccttcttttcttttgaaagCGAACATCGTAGGAGAAAACAAAGAGGCCGAGGGAGGCATGCTTCAACCAAATCCACCGTCGTTTCTCGATGAAAAGAGTCGCCACGATCAAAAGTCAACGATCGTTTCCAACGTTAAACTGTCCGATGGCGATGGTGGCTGCCCGCAAAAG CCAGAATATCATTGGGACAACCCTCGTAAGCCCCAAACGCCGCAAAATGCTGCAACATCTCGAGATTCTTGCAATCGACGAAGAAATATTTCCTTCAATATAATCACATGGACCATTACCATGTGCTTTTGGTGGATAAAGGAATTGCTAGATTTCGTTAATGTc aATTATAAGAAATTGCGTGAGAAAATGACTATTCCAACTTCGTGGATTGTTTGGATAAACAGATTTGATTGTCTGATGGAAACAACAGAGTCTAAAAATAAAGTGTTAAACGTCGTgtcaaaaaaaataacacaacTTTCGGAAGACTTTGTTcag ATGCGAACAACCACCGAAACCACTATCAACGCTCTAACAGTTGAAATGAACGCCTTTCAAGAAACCAGTAAAAAGTTGACGGAAGATAATATGGCAGTGCTACAGGAGTTGAAGCAGTTGCGCGAAACTTTGGAGGAAGTTCGTATAAAATCTTCGCAGCCACGCGCTTTCTCATGTTCAACTTCTCGTTCACCACCATCACCGCCTCCGCCTCCACCTCCTTCACCTCTATCTTCTTCAAAATTTCCAGTTCTTCTTCCGCCTCCACCTCCGCCTCCGCCTCCGCCTCCGCCTCCACCTCCACCACTGCCGTTTTTATTTCCTCCAAAAGTTCACCCTTCGGAATCAGCTTTATTGGCACCACCACCTCCGCCCCCTCCGCTTCTACCGATATATCCCTTAGAATCTTCAATGTCAGCGATACAACCGACGACTCCCAATAGTACTAAAAGTGGCAGGATTAGAACACCTACAAGAAGATCGTCCACCCCGTTACTCAACAGGCCCAGCATCACCGTCGAGGACCTGTTGAAAGTCACTCTAAAAAAGGCACCACAAACCATCAAA GAAAGCAGACGGAACACTGTGCCGGGTCCGAAGGGTCCGGTAGTATCTCTGGAAATGTTACGTAACGTAAAACTCAAATCGGCAAAACGTAGACCTAACGATCAAACTGGAAGATCGCCAAGAAACGGCCGGGTCATTAAAAATCGAGTCGGATCGAATCTCAGCATTTCGCCCATCTTGACCGCATCGGAAGGCAATCTCGAGCGAATTCTGCGACGAGTAGATCTAAACAGACCAAGGAGACTCTTATGTAGCTCGAGCAGCTTTCGCGAACGTGAATTCACAAAGGAAGCGCAATATCAGTCGTTGGAAACCCTGACGCGAAGCCAATCAGTATTTGAATGA